In the genome of Pseudomonadota bacterium, one region contains:
- a CDS encoding 3'-5' exonuclease, which produces MPRGSPTEACSPAVAASAEVTRPACRSAGCTPQSRIARCNARSASQVRDGEARRVSPFPFSHVPRLSPACGRFPDILWTQLYLRGQAFPVRRQTVLHSNREAPSVSSTALLSKITQAPLLFFDTETTGLYPERGDRICEIALVRTVNGQVERTYDTLVYPEREIPADASRVSGITDAMVWGKPRFADIAPTILEMAAGAVLVAHNAPFDLSFLLVQFQEAGIAMPTNLVLDTLPLARKCYKLGDYSLGGLAQALRIQKETAHRALGDTLMTVRVFQAMLPMLAQKKLQTVGHVLQFQGGSARPTPRATQQVANA; this is translated from the coding sequence CTGCCGCGGGGCTCTCCAACGGAGGCGTGCTCACCAGCGGTAGCGGCTTCAGCGGAGGTCACCCGCCCGGCATGTCGGTCGGCGGGGTGCACACCACAGAGTCGAATCGCCCGCTGTAACGCGCGGAGCGCATCGCAGGTCAGAGACGGGGAGGCACGACGTGTCTCCCCGTTCCCGTTCTCGCACGTCCCTCGTCTCAGCCCCGCCTGTGGACGTTTTCCGGACATCTTGTGGACCCAACTTTATCTTCGGGGGCAGGCATTCCCGGTGCGGCGGCAAACCGTACTGCATTCCAACCGGGAGGCCCCATCTGTGAGCTCAACCGCGCTGCTCTCCAAGATCACCCAGGCGCCGCTCCTCTTCTTCGATACCGAGACAACCGGCCTGTACCCCGAGCGCGGAGATCGCATCTGTGAGATCGCCCTGGTTCGCACCGTGAACGGCCAGGTCGAGCGCACGTACGACACGCTCGTCTACCCGGAGCGTGAGATCCCCGCTGACGCCTCCCGCGTCTCTGGCATCACCGACGCCATGGTGTGGGGCAAGCCGCGCTTCGCCGACATCGCGCCCACCATTCTCGAGATGGCCGCGGGAGCGGTTCTCGTGGCCCACAACGCTCCGTTCGATCTCTCCTTTCTGCTGGTGCAGTTCCAGGAGGCCGGGATCGCCATGCCGACCAATCTGGTCCTCGATACCCTTCCCCTGGCCCGCAAGTGCTACAAGCTGGGCGACTACAGCCTGGGCGGGCTTGCCCAGGCTCTGCGCATCCAGAAGGAGACCGCGCACCGCGCGCTGGGCGACACGCTCATGACCGTGCGCGTCTTCCAGGCCATGCTGCCCATGCTCGCCCAGAAGAAGCTGCAGACCGTGGGGCACGTGCTTCAGTTCCAGGGCGGTTCGGCGAGGCCCACGCCTCGGGCCACCCAGCAGGTCGCCAACGCCTGA